A single Cannabis sativa cultivar Pink pepper isolate KNU-18-1 chromosome 7, ASM2916894v1, whole genome shotgun sequence DNA region contains:
- the LOC133029127 gene encoding uncharacterized protein LOC133029127 — MEQLRDILAMLNRPPTTASAPEAPADPSTPPPAASPPVEEEEVFPDDYDPYEGAPATPIEAQPVIHVHDTESQGEILSIEAQPAVVKSRKRKRKPPVWFGDYTEMKRRHRPSSTFDPLEPPDEKLLTTFRKWCVGLIPNHRLWDLRSGDYGPGFFWIMLTPKEWLTDHVSKVFYNITSLYNFMCN, encoded by the coding sequence atggagcagctcagagacatattggccatgttgaatcgtccgccaaCGACAGCTTCAGCACCGGAGGCCCCAGCAGATCCATCTACCCCACCACCAGCTGCTTCACCGCCAGTAGAAGAGGAGGAGGTCTTCCCCGACGATTACGATCCTTATGAGGGAGCTCCAGCGACTCCGATCGAGGCACAACCTGttatccatgtacatgacaccgagtcgcagggtgagattctgtcgatagaggcacaacctgcagtggttaagagtcggaagaggaagagaaagcctcctgtatggttcggtgactatacggagatgaagaggagacataggccatcttcgacttttgatcccctggagccaccggatgagaaattgttaaccactttccgaaagtggtgtgttggactcattccgaaccaccgactttgggatttgagaagtggtgattacggtccaggattcttttggataatgctcacaccaaaggaatggcttacagatcacgtaagtaaagtattttataatattacttcactttacaactttatgtgcaattaa
- the LOC115698173 gene encoding uncharacterized protein LOC115698173 isoform X2, with amino-acid sequence MALHGSIFCCKGNVFSMELTTTPRLGIKSLRKLVCLSTFRKQSSYVAAEHYGRRHKFQLCHGDSHLNMRNAILIQNSRRLSLRSCQVKGENVEGSSSGESLILDVETLERDLSIAIAEENYAKAAKIRDSLKLLQEDSKTSVLAANARFYDAFRCGDLAMMQTLWAKGDEVCCVHPGPRGISGYDDVMTSWEYVWANYEFPLFIELKDIKVHVRGDMGYVTCVELVKTKGSSWGGQFVTNVFERIDGHWFISIHHASPIEL; translated from the exons ATGGCGCTTCATGGGTCTATCTTCTGTTGCAAA GGAAATGTTTTTTCCATGGAACTTACAACTACGCCGCGTTTAGGCATTAAGAGTTTGAGAAAGCTAGTTTGTCTTTCAACTTTTCGGAAGCAATCCAGTTATGTAGCTGCTGAACACTATGGAAGAAGGCATAAATTCCAGCTTTGTCATGGTGATTCTCATCTCAATATGCGAAATG CAATCTTGATTCAGAATTCACGTCGTCTTTCGTTGAGATCATGCCAAGTTAAAGGGGAGAATGTAGAAGGAAGCTCAAGTGGTGAGAGCCTCATACTTGATGTCGAAACTTTGGAGCGGGATCTGAGTATTGCGATTGCTGAGGAGAACTATGCCAAAGCAGCAAAAATTAGGGACAGCCTTAAACTTCTCCAAGAGGACAGCAAAACTTCAGTACTGGCTGCAAATGCTCGATTTTACGATGCATTCAGATGCGGAGATCTTGCCATGATGCAAACCCTTTGGGCAAAGGGTGATGAGGTTTGTTGTGTGCACCCAGGTCCTAGGGGAATATCTGGTTATGATGATGTAATGACCAGTTGGGAATATGTATGGGCAAACTATGAATTTCCTCTGTTTATTGAGCTAAAAGATATTAAAGTTCATGTTAGAGGTGATATGGGCTATGTTACGTGCGTGGAATTGGTTAAGACAAAAGGTAGCAGTTGGGGGGGACAGTTTGTGACAAACGTGTTCGAGAGGATTGATGGTCACTGGTTTATCTCTATTCACCATGCTTCACCTATTGAGTTGTAA
- the LOC115698173 gene encoding uncharacterized protein LOC115698173 isoform X1: MALHGSIFCCKGNVFSMELTTTPRLGIKSLRKLVCLSTFRKQSSYVAAEHYGRRHKFQLCHGDSHLNMRNGSSTILIQNSRRLSLRSCQVKGENVEGSSSGESLILDVETLERDLSIAIAEENYAKAAKIRDSLKLLQEDSKTSVLAANARFYDAFRCGDLAMMQTLWAKGDEVCCVHPGPRGISGYDDVMTSWEYVWANYEFPLFIELKDIKVHVRGDMGYVTCVELVKTKGSSWGGQFVTNVFERIDGHWFISIHHASPIEL; encoded by the exons ATGGCGCTTCATGGGTCTATCTTCTGTTGCAAA GGAAATGTTTTTTCCATGGAACTTACAACTACGCCGCGTTTAGGCATTAAGAGTTTGAGAAAGCTAGTTTGTCTTTCAACTTTTCGGAAGCAATCCAGTTATGTAGCTGCTGAACACTATGGAAGAAGGCATAAATTCCAGCTTTGTCATGGTGATTCTCATCTCAATATGCGAAATGGTAGTTCCA CAATCTTGATTCAGAATTCACGTCGTCTTTCGTTGAGATCATGCCAAGTTAAAGGGGAGAATGTAGAAGGAAGCTCAAGTGGTGAGAGCCTCATACTTGATGTCGAAACTTTGGAGCGGGATCTGAGTATTGCGATTGCTGAGGAGAACTATGCCAAAGCAGCAAAAATTAGGGACAGCCTTAAACTTCTCCAAGAGGACAGCAAAACTTCAGTACTGGCTGCAAATGCTCGATTTTACGATGCATTCAGATGCGGAGATCTTGCCATGATGCAAACCCTTTGGGCAAAGGGTGATGAGGTTTGTTGTGTGCACCCAGGTCCTAGGGGAATATCTGGTTATGATGATGTAATGACCAGTTGGGAATATGTATGGGCAAACTATGAATTTCCTCTGTTTATTGAGCTAAAAGATATTAAAGTTCATGTTAGAGGTGATATGGGCTATGTTACGTGCGTGGAATTGGTTAAGACAAAAGGTAGCAGTTGGGGGGGACAGTTTGTGACAAACGTGTTCGAGAGGATTGATGGTCACTGGTTTATCTCTATTCACCATGCTTCACCTATTGAGTTGTAA